One window of the Chryseotalea sp. WA131a genome contains the following:
- a CDS encoding aldehyde dehydrogenase (NADP(+)): protein MTQTDTILRASHTAFQQYKKVTGTDKAIFLDALAAEIEALGQPLIAKAMEETNLPEARLVGERGRTCNQLRQFAALVKEGSWVEARIDTATPDRAPLPKPDLRKMMVPLGPVVVFGASNFPFAYSTAGVDTASALAAGCSVVLKAHPAHPQTSEMVASAIAKAIAKTKIPNDVFLHVQDSSFETGKALVQHPLTKAVGFTGSFSGGKALYDYATQRSEPIPVFAEMGSINPVFIFPGALKVRSEKIAETYAASITQGVGQFCTNPGLLLGLENAELEVFKKQLSEKMKLIAPGTMLHPGIANNYSKNRAKALEQTGVQLLAESNERPKENQATSTLATVRATDFAANHLLVEEVFGPYSLLVTANTIEELKTAAAKIPGQLTATIIGEDEDLVTYVDFIDLIKEKAGRVIINGVPTGVEVCPSMHHGGPFPATTDSRFTSVGTDAIKRFVRPVSFQNFPQHLLPAELKDENPLGIWRLVNNEFIKLAGASLQ, encoded by the coding sequence ATGACACAAACAGATACAATATTACGAGCCTCACACACGGCTTTTCAGCAATATAAAAAGGTAACGGGCACTGACAAAGCCATTTTCTTAGATGCCCTCGCTGCTGAAATTGAAGCGCTAGGTCAGCCGTTGATTGCAAAGGCAATGGAAGAAACCAATTTGCCTGAAGCGAGATTGGTAGGAGAGCGTGGCCGCACGTGCAATCAATTGCGGCAATTTGCTGCTTTGGTAAAAGAAGGCTCGTGGGTGGAAGCACGGATTGATACGGCAACACCTGATAGAGCACCGTTGCCAAAACCTGATTTGCGCAAGATGATGGTGCCGCTCGGCCCAGTAGTGGTCTTTGGTGCGAGCAATTTTCCGTTTGCGTATTCCACTGCGGGTGTCGATACTGCTTCTGCCTTGGCTGCGGGTTGTTCGGTGGTGTTGAAAGCACATCCCGCACATCCCCAAACTTCTGAAATGGTGGCATCCGCTATTGCGAAGGCAATTGCAAAAACAAAAATACCCAATGATGTCTTTCTGCATGTGCAAGACTCATCGTTTGAAACGGGTAAAGCGTTGGTGCAACATCCGCTGACGAAAGCAGTCGGTTTTACGGGTTCATTTTCTGGAGGCAAGGCACTGTATGATTATGCAACGCAACGATCCGAACCTATTCCCGTATTTGCCGAGATGGGCAGCATCAATCCGGTTTTCATCTTCCCGGGTGCATTAAAAGTACGAAGTGAAAAAATAGCTGAGACATATGCGGCCTCCATCACCCAAGGTGTTGGCCAGTTTTGCACGAATCCGGGTTTGCTTTTGGGTTTGGAAAATGCAGAACTGGAAGTTTTTAAAAAGCAATTGAGTGAAAAGATGAAGCTCATTGCACCGGGCACCATGTTGCATCCAGGCATCGCCAATAACTATTCTAAAAATCGCGCGAAAGCGTTGGAGCAAACAGGTGTTCAACTGCTGGCAGAATCAAACGAGAGACCGAAAGAGAACCAAGCTACTTCTACACTTGCTACGGTGCGGGCAACCGATTTTGCCGCCAATCACCTATTGGTGGAAGAAGTATTTGGTCCTTATTCTCTGTTGGTAACAGCGAATACAATTGAAGAATTAAAAACGGCCGCGGCAAAGATTCCAGGTCAATTAACGGCAACCATTATTGGCGAAGATGAAGATTTGGTAACGTATGTAGATTTTATTGACTTGATCAAAGAGAAGGCAGGCCGTGTGATTATCAACGGAGTTCCAACAGGGGTGGAAGTTTGTCCCTCCATGCACCATGGAGGTCCGTTTCCAGCTACCACCGACTCGCGATTTACTTCGGTTGGCACCGATGCCATCAAGCGATTTGTAAGACCAGTATC
- a CDS encoding cupin domain-containing protein, with product MHTNLDEKFSKFAEHWHPYIIGELNDNYIKLAKVKGDLVWHKHEHEDEMFVVLSGTLMMDFRDGKTIATKPGEILIVPKNTEHRPWTNDEEVKLMLVEPKATKHTGELVVEQTVTNLEWI from the coding sequence ATGCATACCAATCTCGATGAAAAATTTTCCAAATTCGCAGAACACTGGCATCCCTACATCATTGGCGAGTTGAACGACAACTATATCAAACTTGCCAAAGTGAAAGGCGACTTGGTATGGCACAAACACGAGCATGAAGATGAAATGTTTGTGGTGCTGAGCGGCACATTGATGATGGACTTCCGTGATGGCAAAACCATTGCTACCAAGCCCGGAGAAATATTGATTGTACCCAAAAACACCGAGCACCGCCCCTGGACAAATGATGAAGAAGTAAAATTGATGCTGGTGGAACCGAAAGCAACGAAACATACGGGAGAATTGGTAGTAGAACAAACCGTGACAAACTTAGAGTGGATTTGA
- a CDS encoding dihydrodipicolinate synthase family protein yields the protein MKPNWTGVYPALTTKFTAEGKLDFALVEKNLKAQLDAGVEGVIIGGSLGEASTLENSEKLELIKFGLEKVAGKVPVVMTIAEGSTHHAVNLAKEAEKAGANGLMVLPPMRYKSDHRETVAFYNTIADASSLPIMVYNNPVDYKVEVTLDMFAELAEKPTIQAVKESTRDVSNVTRMINRFGKRFKILCGVDTIAMEELMLGADGWVAGLVCAFPKETVAIYKLTKAGKIDEALKIYRWFLPLLELDIHSKLVQYIKLAESEVGIGSEHVRAPRMTLIGEERERVLKIIQHGIKNRPSINS from the coding sequence ATGAAGCCGAATTGGACAGGAGTTTACCCCGCACTTACTACCAAGTTTACAGCAGAAGGTAAACTTGACTTTGCACTAGTTGAAAAGAACCTGAAAGCTCAGCTTGACGCTGGCGTAGAGGGTGTTATCATTGGCGGCTCGCTAGGGGAAGCCAGTACATTAGAAAATTCAGAAAAACTAGAACTGATAAAATTTGGCCTTGAAAAAGTAGCGGGCAAAGTACCTGTGGTGATGACCATTGCAGAGGGCAGCACTCATCATGCTGTTAATTTGGCGAAGGAAGCGGAGAAAGCAGGTGCCAATGGTTTGATGGTGTTGCCACCCATGCGTTATAAATCAGACCACCGCGAAACAGTGGCTTTTTACAATACCATTGCCGATGCTTCTTCGTTGCCTATTATGGTTTACAACAACCCTGTTGATTATAAAGTAGAAGTTACCTTGGATATGTTTGCTGAACTGGCTGAAAAACCAACGATACAAGCGGTGAAAGAATCGACACGTGATGTTAGCAATGTTACCCGGATGATTAACCGGTTTGGCAAGCGGTTTAAGATTTTATGCGGTGTAGACACCATTGCCATGGAAGAATTGATGCTCGGTGCAGATGGTTGGGTGGCCGGGTTGGTTTGTGCATTCCCCAAAGAGACGGTGGCGATTTACAAACTAACCAAAGCAGGCAAGATTGACGAGGCATTGAAGATTTATCGTTGGTTTTTGCCGTTGTTAGAATTGGATATTCATTCCAAACTGGTTCAATATATTAAGCTTGCAGAATCAGAAGTAGGCATTGGTTCCGAGCACGTGCGCGCTCCGCGCATGACGTTGATAGGTGAGGAGCGCGAACGGGTTTTGAAAATCATTCAACATGGAATAAAAAATAGACCAAGCATTAACAGTTAA
- a CDS encoding DUF2339 domain-containing protein yields MEENQNRIAELLNKINQLSNRHDSLKEEIDGLKRAIYQISQGEAPSEKVEQAFPKITNPQSVVVHEITESSKPAPLKEKINHPPFIPAKKAVPTGSQENRKWEEFIGTNLLNKVGIAILVLGISFGVKYAIDHQMLNPLTRIILGYLAGASIIAFALKLKKNYEAFSAVLLGGGMAALYFITYVAYNSYGFIPQTAAFVLMVVFTAFTVFAAMNYNLQVIAVIGLVGAYAVPFMLSDGSGRVVILFSYMMIINAGILVISFMRKWNVLFTVAFSLTWMIFTFWIFDDYQREEHFWLVLLFATFFFIIFYISFLVGKFINRVKLSIPDIVVVLLNCFIYYGLGYYLINNYPDGELYLGLFTVANAVIHFLVCVFVYKKLGESKDTFYFVAGLVLVFITMAVPVQLEGNWVTLVWALEACLLFWIGRSKQYPVYELLSYPLAALAFFSLLHDWQVVQESYYNYYSEESPRRITPFFNINFLTSLLVASMFGFFVWFSSKMKTTSNNGWLAILIPALSYILPVIGLLVLYTCIYQNIGLFFTNQYLASAINIRSQGIVEYNSDWLSYQTLWLINYSIFFFACLWLINQRFIKNGLLNKIVVGINTLLIITFLLGGLNALENLRYTFLSPSKFYVSGVTNLLMRYIGYAFVAVLLYINYRLSKTSNATIQKLERLFCHFTILTILSSELLSILELSGVTNGYKLALSILWGAYALYLIIWGFAKDHAYLRIAGIGLFAITLLKLFFYDMADMEAIAKTIVLMILGVLLLVASFVYNKRKKKESSELPIDTNTDEKIV; encoded by the coding sequence ATGGAAGAAAACCAGAATCGAATTGCTGAGCTTCTAAATAAAATCAATCAGTTATCGAACCGACATGATTCACTGAAAGAAGAAATTGATGGACTAAAGCGGGCCATTTACCAAATCAGCCAAGGCGAAGCCCCCAGTGAAAAAGTTGAGCAAGCTTTTCCAAAAATTACAAATCCTCAATCCGTAGTCGTACATGAGATTACTGAGTCTTCCAAACCCGCTCCTTTAAAGGAAAAAATAAACCACCCTCCTTTCATACCTGCGAAAAAGGCCGTGCCTACGGGCAGTCAGGAAAACAGAAAGTGGGAAGAATTTATTGGCACCAACCTACTCAACAAAGTGGGCATTGCCATTTTGGTTTTGGGTATCAGCTTCGGGGTGAAGTACGCCATCGACCACCAAATGCTAAACCCATTGACGCGAATTATTTTGGGCTACTTGGCGGGCGCAAGCATCATTGCCTTTGCGTTGAAGCTGAAAAAGAACTATGAAGCTTTTAGCGCGGTGCTGTTGGGTGGCGGCATGGCTGCTCTTTACTTCATCACGTATGTTGCTTATAATTCGTATGGCTTTATTCCGCAAACTGCGGCCTTTGTACTCATGGTTGTCTTTACCGCCTTCACTGTTTTTGCTGCCATGAATTACAACCTGCAAGTGATTGCTGTTATTGGTTTGGTTGGCGCATATGCCGTGCCGTTTATGCTAAGCGATGGCTCCGGTCGCGTAGTGATTTTGTTTAGTTACATGATGATCATCAACGCGGGCATATTGGTGATTTCGTTTATGCGAAAATGGAATGTGCTCTTTACGGTTGCCTTTTCACTTACGTGGATGATTTTCACCTTCTGGATATTTGATGATTATCAAAGGGAAGAACACTTTTGGTTGGTTTTGCTTTTTGCCACGTTTTTCTTCATCATTTTTTACATTTCATTTTTGGTTGGGAAGTTTATCAACCGGGTGAAACTGTCGATACCAGACATTGTCGTTGTATTGTTAAACTGCTTTATCTATTACGGTTTGGGTTACTACCTCATCAACAACTATCCGGATGGTGAACTTTACTTAGGGTTGTTTACCGTGGCGAATGCCGTGATCCATTTTTTGGTTTGTGTGTTTGTCTACAAGAAACTTGGCGAATCCAAGGATACGTTCTATTTCGTAGCTGGTCTCGTACTGGTGTTTATTACAATGGCCGTACCCGTTCAACTGGAGGGTAATTGGGTAACGTTGGTTTGGGCTTTAGAGGCTTGCTTGCTGTTTTGGATTGGCCGCTCGAAACAATACCCTGTTTACGAATTGCTTTCTTACCCTTTGGCAGCCTTGGCATTCTTCAGTCTTTTGCACGATTGGCAAGTTGTACAAGAAAGTTATTACAATTATTACTCCGAAGAATCTCCCAGGCGAATCACCCCCTTCTTCAATATCAATTTTCTAACATCGCTACTGGTAGCCAGTATGTTTGGATTCTTTGTATGGTTTTCATCAAAAATGAAAACTACCAGCAACAATGGATGGTTGGCGATTTTGATCCCTGCCTTGAGCTATATTCTTCCGGTAATTGGGTTGCTGGTGTTGTACACTTGCATTTACCAGAATATTGGTTTATTCTTTACCAATCAATACCTAGCGTCCGCCATCAACATTCGCAGTCAAGGGATTGTGGAATACAATTCCGATTGGCTGAGTTATCAAACGCTTTGGCTCATCAATTACTCTATTTTCTTTTTTGCTTGCCTGTGGTTAATCAATCAACGGTTTATCAAAAATGGCTTATTGAATAAAATAGTTGTGGGCATCAACACATTATTGATTATTACTTTTTTGTTGGGTGGCTTGAATGCCTTGGAAAATCTTCGTTACACCTTTCTATCTCCAAGCAAATTCTATGTGTCGGGTGTTACGAATCTTTTGATGCGGTACATTGGTTACGCTTTTGTGGCCGTGTTGCTTTACATTAACTACAGATTAAGTAAAACCAGCAATGCTACCATTCAAAAACTAGAACGATTGTTCTGCCATTTTACCATACTGACCATTTTGAGCAGTGAATTGTTATCGATTCTTGAACTAAGCGGAGTAACAAATGGCTACAAGTTGGCATTGAGTATTCTGTGGGGAGCGTATGCATTATACCTTATCATATGGGGCTTTGCTAAGGACCACGCTTACTTGCGGATTGCCGGTATTGGATTGTTTGCCATCACTTTGTTGAAATTGTTCTTTTACGATATGGCGGATATGGAAGCCATTGCCAAAACCATAGTACTGATGATTTTGGGTGTGCTGCTGTTGGTGGCTTCGTTCGTTTATAACAAACGGAAGAAAAAAGAGAGTAGCGAATTACCAATTGATACCAACACAGATGAAAAGATTGTTTAA